In a single window of the Deltaproteobacteria bacterium genome:
- a CDS encoding tetratricopeptide repeat protein, whose protein sequence is MKSFFKKGLAVSVAAAVMCLPALLASCSSDPATTAAEHMQRGDRYYEEGRYREAVIEYKNVVQADSKSSQGYYKLGLSYIKLGGMANLSSAYRLLSEAVKLDDGLLDAQVKLGEFHLISGELDKAEAKAELVLEKDPANFDALILKGNILIGRGKAAEAVSLLEGVVKDNPSEVRAAMALASAYAAKKDFAAAERALERAVRTDPKALEPSMALANLLLSRGKPGKAEKVMRRVAEANPDDQSVLFAMADLYTRMNRLAEAEQAGRKAVELRPDNPLGYIVLANFYSATGRTDKTIETLRRGIETLPNDLQLKIRLAETLIDDSRIDEAGGQVDAILEKTPRNAYGLYLRGRLKLVRNRPDEAADDFKAAISEEPSFAPAHYYLGIASRMTGNVQTAKIEFAETLKYAPSFIDARLALAESHFVSGDFRLALDEAEKVLEVMPGNPKANLLAGEAKTALQRPAEALEHFRLVMKAMPDDPRGYAKAGVALYKMGKKKEALDKFEKAISLNPNLVDVMGLITTHYMLEKKTKKAVERVKRQIRKVPDNPYMHRLLGRLYVSLGDYDRADAAFKKALEINDALLEVYLDLGALYTLKGDLDGAVAKFKKTLAANPDVIRAHMMLGIIYQRQGRLDKAKESYRKALDIDPEFAPAANNLAWLIAEEGGNIDVALSLAETAKEKLPGDPNISDTLGWIYYKKKAYMKAVSLFEEALEKIKNVPDVHYHLGMALYKKGDREKARKALKKALELSGDFDGADEARRVLAELQ, encoded by the coding sequence ATGAAGAGTTTTTTCAAGAAGGGTTTGGCCGTCTCTGTGGCGGCGGCCGTCATGTGCCTGCCGGCGCTGCTCGCCTCGTGCAGCTCCGACCCCGCCACGACGGCGGCCGAGCACATGCAGCGCGGCGACCGGTACTACGAGGAAGGCCGTTACCGCGAGGCGGTCATAGAGTACAAGAACGTCGTCCAGGCCGATTCCAAGAGCTCCCAGGGCTACTACAAGCTCGGCCTGAGCTACATAAAGCTCGGCGGCATGGCCAACCTCAGCTCGGCCTACCGGCTGCTCAGCGAGGCCGTGAAGCTTGACGACGGGCTGCTCGACGCCCAGGTAAAGCTCGGCGAATTCCACCTGATAAGCGGCGAGCTCGACAAGGCCGAGGCCAAGGCGGAACTCGTACTCGAAAAAGACCCCGCAAACTTCGACGCCCTCATACTCAAGGGCAACATCCTCATAGGCAGGGGCAAGGCCGCCGAGGCAGTCAGCCTCCTCGAGGGCGTGGTCAAGGACAATCCCTCCGAGGTGCGGGCGGCCATGGCGCTCGCATCGGCCTACGCGGCGAAAAAGGACTTCGCCGCCGCTGAAAGGGCCCTTGAGAGGGCCGTCAGGACGGACCCCAAGGCCCTCGAGCCGAGCATGGCGCTGGCCAACCTCCTGCTCTCGCGCGGAAAGCCCGGGAAGGCCGAGAAGGTCATGCGGCGCGTGGCCGAGGCCAACCCCGACGACCAGTCCGTGCTCTTCGCCATGGCCGACCTCTACACGAGGATGAACAGGCTCGCCGAGGCCGAGCAGGCCGGAAGGAAGGCGGTGGAGCTTCGGCCCGACAACCCGCTGGGCTACATCGTGCTCGCCAACTTCTACTCGGCCACGGGCCGCACCGACAAGACCATCGAAACACTCCGCCGCGGCATCGAGACCCTTCCAAACGACCTGCAGCTCAAGATAAGGCTCGCCGAGACGCTCATCGACGATAGCAGGATCGACGAGGCCGGAGGCCAGGTCGACGCCATACTGGAGAAGACGCCGAGAAACGCCTACGGCCTGTACCTGCGGGGGCGGCTCAAGCTCGTGCGCAACAGGCCCGACGAGGCGGCCGACGACTTCAAGGCGGCCATCTCCGAGGAGCCCTCTTTCGCGCCGGCCCACTACTACCTCGGTATCGCCAGCAGGATGACCGGCAACGTCCAGACGGCCAAGATCGAGTTCGCCGAGACGCTCAAGTACGCCCCCTCGTTCATCGACGCAAGGCTTGCGCTGGCCGAATCACACTTCGTCTCCGGCGACTTCCGCCTCGCGCTCGACGAGGCCGAAAAGGTCCTCGAGGTCATGCCCGGCAACCCCAAGGCCAACCTGCTCGCAGGCGAGGCCAAGACGGCGCTCCAGCGTCCAGCCGAGGCGCTCGAACACTTCCGGCTCGTGATGAAGGCCATGCCCGACGACCCCAGGGGCTACGCCAAGGCCGGCGTGGCCCTCTACAAGATGGGCAAAAAGAAAGAGGCGCTCGACAAGTTCGAGAAGGCCATCTCCCTCAACCCCAACCTCGTAGACGTAATGGGGCTCATCACCACCCACTACATGCTGGAGAAAAAGACGAAAAAGGCCGTGGAGAGGGTCAAGCGCCAGATCAGGAAGGTGCCGGACAATCCCTACATGCACCGCCTCCTCGGCCGCCTCTACGTGAGCCTCGGCGACTACGACAGGGCCGATGCGGCCTTCAAAAAAGCCCTCGAGATCAACGACGCCCTCCTGGAGGTGTATCTCGACCTCGGCGCCCTCTACACACTCAAGGGCGACCTCGACGGCGCCGTGGCCAAGTTCAAGAAGACGCTGGCGGCCAACCCCGACGTGATACGGGCACACATGATGCTCGGCATCATATACCAGCGCCAGGGCAGGCTCGACAAGGCGAAGGAGAGCTACCGGAAGGCCCTGGACATAGACCCGGAGTTCGCGCCGGCGGCCAACAACCTGGCGTGGCTCATAGCCGAGGAGGGAGGCAACATCGACGTGGCCCTGTCGCTGGCCGAGACCGCCAAGGAAAAGCTGCCCGGCGACCCCAACATATCGGACACCCTGGGCTGGATATACTACAAGAAGAAGGCGTACATGAAGGCCGTCTCCCTCTTCGAGGAGGCCCTGGAAAAGATAAAGAACGTTCCCGACGTCCACTACCACCTCGGCATGGCTCTCTACAAGAAGGGCGATAGGGAGAAGGCCAGGAAGGCGCTCAAGAAGGCGCTTGAGCTGAGCGGCGACTTCGATGGCGCCGACGAGGCGAGACGGGTGCTGGCCGAGCTCCAGTGA
- a CDS encoding zinc ribbon domain-containing protein, producing the protein MPLYEYQCNDCNEIIEVMQKFSDDPLRECTKCGGTVEKLISQSSFVLKGTGWYATDYANKKGADRSKDSSDKKPECATCPSSSTC; encoded by the coding sequence ATGCCCCTTTACGAGTACCAGTGCAACGACTGCAACGAGATAATCGAGGTGATGCAGAAGTTCTCGGACGATCCGCTCCGGGAATGTACGAAGTGCGGCGGCACGGTGGAAAAGCTCATAAGCCAGTCATCCTTCGTGCTCAAGGGCACGGGATGGTACGCAACCGACTACGCCAACAAGAAGGGCGCGGACCGGTCCAAGGACTCGTCGGACAAGAAGCCCGAGTGCGCAACCTGTCCGTCGTCCTCCACCTGTTGA